One region of Nitrospira sp. genomic DNA includes:
- a CDS encoding FAD-dependent oxidoreductase, whose amino-acid sequence MGEAASENGYSIRLTERRLVAEGTMAFYFDKPTQFVFTPGQFVDLTLPHPSETNAAGNTRAFSIASAPQESTLMVATRLRDTAFKRELQRMPLGSTVQMEGPFGKLVLHADQTRPAVFLAGGIGITPFRSMVVQAAMQRSPHPMVLFYSNRRPEDAPFLEELQALQDKNPHYRFVGTMTEPAKSSRSWQGETGFLNAALLSRHLVNVEKPIYYVVGPPGMVGALRTMLKEARIEDSDIRTEKFSGY is encoded by the coding sequence ATGGGTGAGGCGGCGAGCGAGAACGGGTATTCGATCAGGCTGACAGAGCGGCGGTTGGTGGCGGAAGGGACGATGGCGTTCTACTTCGACAAGCCGACGCAGTTTGTATTCACGCCGGGTCAGTTCGTCGATCTGACGCTGCCCCACCCCTCTGAGACCAATGCAGCGGGCAACACCAGAGCCTTTTCCATTGCGAGCGCACCGCAGGAATCCACGTTGATGGTGGCGACCCGGCTGCGCGATACCGCCTTCAAGCGCGAACTGCAGCGTATGCCGCTCGGTTCCACTGTTCAGATGGAAGGACCGTTCGGAAAATTGGTCCTGCATGCCGACCAGACCCGCCCTGCCGTCTTCCTGGCAGGCGGGATCGGCATTACCCCGTTTCGCAGCATGGTGGTGCAGGCGGCGATGCAGCGGTCGCCGCACCCCATGGTGCTGTTTTACTCCAACCGGCGACCGGAGGATGCGCCGTTCCTGGAGGAGCTGCAGGCCTTGCAAGACAAGAATCCCCACTATCGCTTCGTGGGCACCATGACCGAACCCGCGAAATCTTCCCGATCCTGGCAGGGCGAGACGGGATTCCTCAATGCGGCATTGCTCTCCAGACATCTCGTGAATGTGGAGAAGCCGATCTATTACGTGGTCGGTCCGCCGGGTATGGTCGGCGCACTGCGGACGATGCTCAAAGAGGCCCGCATCGAAGACAGCGATATTCGCACTGAAAAGTTTTCGGGTTACTGA
- a CDS encoding CDGSH iron-sulfur domain-containing protein encodes MEQPVIAAKQPAVLELEAGTHYWCRCGRSKKQPFCDGSHKGTSFTPLEFTTTEKKTVALCQCKHTKNPPFCDGTHKSL; translated from the coding sequence ATGGAACAACCAGTCATTGCAGCGAAGCAGCCGGCCGTGTTGGAGTTGGAAGCAGGCACGCACTATTGGTGCCGGTGCGGGCGCTCGAAGAAGCAACCGTTTTGTGATGGGTCTCACAAGGGAACCAGTTTCACGCCTCTGGAGTTCACGACAACCGAAAAGAAAACCGTGGCCTTGTGCCAATGTAAGCACACCAAGAATCCTCCGTTTTGCGACGGGACCCACAAATCGCTCTGA
- a CDS encoding VOC family protein, with protein sequence MKAQYLGHVVFYVKDLGRSLAFYRDLLGFQEVGRIFNGAAAALTSGRTHHELLLIQVGDAPGPPSGRRRGLYHIGIKVGDSLDELRAAKRELESAGVSIDGMSDHTVSQSLYLRDPDGNEVEVYVDADEGLWKSNPSAVLAPIKPLSL encoded by the coding sequence ATGAAAGCGCAGTATCTCGGCCATGTCGTGTTCTATGTGAAAGATCTTGGACGTTCGCTGGCATTTTATCGCGATCTGCTTGGATTCCAGGAAGTGGGGAGAATTTTCAATGGCGCGGCGGCGGCGCTCACATCCGGCCGCACGCATCATGAGCTGCTGCTGATTCAAGTCGGCGATGCGCCGGGGCCGCCGTCAGGGCGACGTCGAGGCCTCTACCATATCGGTATCAAAGTGGGCGACAGCCTCGATGAGCTGAGGGCGGCGAAGCGGGAGCTGGAATCCGCCGGTGTCTCCATCGACGGGATGAGCGACCACACGGTGAGTCAGAGTTTGTACTTGCGGGATCCGGACGGCAATGAGGTCGAGGTGTATGTGGACGCGGACGAAGGCTTGTGGAAAAGCAATCCGTCGGCCGTCCTTGCGCCCATCAAGCCGCTGTCGCTCTAG
- a CDS encoding NAD(P)H-dependent oxidoreductase: MPDATWTEIGSVDDLKQRPLRQIVCGQTKLALSYKDGRFAAISGVCNHIGGPLGEGRLEGDYVVCPWHYWKFHHQTGRGEPGYEGDQVATYAVKVEDGRVYVDLSPVTKRRKLPKPSHPLARPIVRTDGPIRVLGLATTAMTADQPRFSASDALLEEALVHAREHLELDTQLIKLRDLSFRACEGFYSKSAEACTWPCSITQMDPTDQMDRVYEAVVHWADVILVSTPIRWGGASSLYYKMVERMNCIQNQETIANRHLLKNKVAAFIIMGGQDNVQGVAGQLMTFFAEVGCQFPQFPFIAHSRGWSAEDMERNNSEVQHSRELREGAQALVARAAEMARLMVEGQLAMHPLTRGGRKAHQLDSEPTG, from the coding sequence ATGCCGGATGCGACATGGACTGAGATCGGTTCGGTCGATGACCTCAAACAGCGCCCCCTCCGGCAGATTGTCTGTGGCCAGACGAAGCTGGCCCTGTCGTACAAGGACGGCCGGTTCGCGGCGATCTCAGGGGTCTGCAATCATATCGGCGGGCCGCTGGGCGAAGGACGGCTTGAGGGTGACTACGTCGTCTGTCCCTGGCATTACTGGAAGTTTCACCATCAAACCGGCCGGGGCGAGCCCGGGTATGAAGGTGATCAGGTTGCGACCTATGCCGTCAAGGTGGAGGATGGGCGCGTCTATGTCGATCTGTCTCCGGTCACGAAGCGGCGCAAGCTTCCGAAACCATCGCACCCGCTCGCGCGCCCGATCGTACGAACCGACGGTCCCATTCGTGTGTTGGGCCTCGCCACGACTGCGATGACGGCGGATCAGCCGCGTTTCAGCGCCTCCGACGCCCTACTGGAGGAGGCTCTCGTGCATGCGCGCGAACACCTGGAGCTCGACACGCAACTGATCAAGCTTCGCGACCTCTCGTTCCGGGCCTGTGAAGGGTTTTATTCCAAGTCGGCGGAAGCCTGCACCTGGCCTTGCTCGATTACGCAGATGGATCCGACCGATCAAATGGACCGGGTCTACGAAGCCGTAGTGCATTGGGCGGATGTGATTCTTGTCTCGACACCCATCCGATGGGGCGGAGCCAGCAGCCTCTATTACAAGATGGTCGAACGGATGAACTGCATTCAAAATCAGGAGACGATCGCCAACCGGCATCTGCTCAAAAATAAAGTCGCCGCGTTCATCATCATGGGTGGACAGGACAATGTCCAGGGTGTCGCCGGTCAACTGATGACCTTCTTCGCGGAAGTCGGTTGCCAGTTCCCGCAGTTTCCGTTTATCGCCCATTCGCGCGGATGGAGCGCAGAGGACATGGAGCGGAACAACAGCGAGGTGCAGCACAGCCGGGAGTTGCGTGAAGGGGCTCAGGCGCTCGTCGCCCGCGCGGCGGAGATGGCGCGGCTCATGGTGGAGGGGCAGCTGGCGATGCATCCGCTCACCAGGGGTGGCCGCAAGGCGCACCAACTGGATAGTGAACCGACGGGATAA
- a CDS encoding DUF5069 domain-containing protein, with amino-acid sequence MPDLKKVRSLAKDLTKTYPRSPREMLGGYVIGARCVDKCRAFLLGINGEYNYWPCSLAGLLFAFTGISPEQFKEFVATGATDEDVGAWLKAHSKVQDRQAIIEWNNKMRDLRLSEMAPSVQAYMEDYIPKYVPSHRPVYVYFDVYDLEEKRL; translated from the coding sequence ATGCCTGACTTAAAGAAGGTGCGATCGCTTGCGAAAGATCTCACCAAGACCTATCCTCGCAGCCCGCGGGAAATGCTGGGGGGCTATGTCATCGGCGCACGATGCGTGGACAAATGCCGGGCGTTTCTACTCGGCATCAACGGGGAGTACAACTATTGGCCCTGTTCGCTGGCGGGCCTGTTGTTCGCGTTCACAGGGATCTCCCCGGAGCAGTTCAAGGAGTTCGTGGCGACAGGAGCCACCGATGAGGACGTGGGTGCGTGGCTTAAGGCGCACAGCAAGGTACAGGACCGGCAGGCGATCATTGAGTGGAACAACAAGATGCGGGACCTGCGACTGTCCGAGATGGCGCCGTCGGTGCAGGCGTATATGGAGGACTACATCCCGAAGTATGTGCCGAGTCACCGCCCCGTCTACGTGTATTTCGATGTGTATGATCTGGAAGAGAAGCGTTTGTGA
- a CDS encoding VOC family protein — protein MAVQVYGCNHIVIEVTDAKKAVKFYSDVFGLKMLQGGEGAAWCKLGEHQFMAIFEVEQLQPDRVKHFGLMVRDAEQIKEVRRKLTRKYKLKMEPHFRCDFRDPWGNRIQVGDLSDESLVWLLPYQEVQKAGITFSKPSRARQGKERQDA, from the coding sequence ATGGCGGTGCAAGTCTACGGATGTAATCACATCGTGATCGAAGTGACCGACGCCAAGAAAGCCGTGAAGTTCTATTCAGACGTGTTCGGACTCAAGATGTTGCAAGGCGGAGAAGGCGCGGCCTGGTGCAAACTGGGTGAACACCAATTCATGGCGATTTTTGAGGTCGAGCAACTGCAGCCGGATCGCGTGAAGCATTTCGGGTTGATGGTGCGTGATGCGGAGCAGATCAAAGAAGTCCGGCGCAAGCTCACCAGGAAGTACAAGCTGAAGATGGAGCCGCATTTCCGGTGCGATTTCCGCGACCCGTGGGGAAACCGCATTCAGGTCGGCGACCTGTCGGATGAATCGCTGGTCTGGCTCCTCCCCTATCAGGAGGTTCAGAAGGCGGGCATTACATTCTCCAAGCCCTCGCGCGCTCGACAAGGAAAGGAACGACAGGATGCCTGA
- a CDS encoding DsbA family oxidoreductase — MTGQALTVDVYSDVVCPWCYIGKRRLEQALESVQAQAHVFWRPFQLNPTMPKAGMDRRVYLETKFGGPGEMKAIQDRVAAVGTSVGIEFAFDRIARTPNTFDAHRLIWFAQQQGRQDEVVEELFHGYFTEGFPIGEAEILVSLAVRAGLDGEAVARLLQAQEGVDAVRQEEAHGHQLGIRGVPYFVLNGKAALSGAQPVETFVSAIKQVTG, encoded by the coding sequence ATGACCGGTCAGGCGCTCACGGTCGATGTGTATTCGGACGTGGTGTGCCCCTGGTGTTACATCGGCAAACGGCGGCTGGAACAGGCGCTGGAATCGGTACAGGCGCAGGCGCACGTATTCTGGCGCCCGTTTCAGCTCAATCCGACCATGCCCAAGGCCGGCATGGATCGACGGGTGTATCTCGAAACGAAGTTCGGCGGGCCCGGCGAAATGAAGGCGATCCAGGACCGCGTGGCAGCAGTGGGAACGAGTGTGGGCATCGAGTTCGCGTTTGACCGGATCGCGCGGACACCGAACACGTTCGATGCCCATCGACTGATCTGGTTCGCTCAGCAGCAGGGCCGTCAGGATGAGGTGGTCGAAGAACTGTTTCACGGGTACTTCACGGAGGGATTCCCTATCGGTGAGGCTGAGATACTGGTTTCCCTCGCCGTCCGGGCCGGATTGGATGGAGAGGCGGTCGCTCGTCTGCTGCAGGCGCAGGAGGGTGTGGATGCCGTGCGGCAGGAGGAGGCCCATGGCCATCAGCTGGGTATCAGAGGGGTCCCCTATTTCGTGCTGAATGGAAAGGCTGCGCTCTCCGGCGCCCAGCCGGTGGAGACGTTCGTCTCCGCGATCAAACAGGTTACCGGGTAA
- a CDS encoding pirin family protein: MRTDTSITKDLVGVYQAGSHHMVGDGFPVRNMIPGAGVEEQLSPFLMLDYLGPQQFPPTDRQLGVGEHPHRGFETVTIMYHGKVAHRDSTGSGGVIGPGDVQWMTAASGVVHEELHEKEFAKQGGLLEGIQLWVNLPKAFKMTAPRYQTLVDAEIPAVELDGGAGRVRVIAGEFRAVKGPAKTFSPVHLYDLRLKAGHRTELDLPEGYNSSLFVLHGQVVVNGSQPVQEVEIALFGQRGAHVVVEAKQDATILVMSGEPIAEPIARYGPFVMNTRDEIIQAVHDYQAGKMGHLS; encoded by the coding sequence ATGCGAACAGACACATCCATCACGAAAGATCTTGTCGGAGTGTATCAGGCCGGATCTCATCATATGGTCGGGGACGGGTTTCCGGTCCGCAACATGATTCCCGGCGCCGGAGTCGAGGAGCAGCTGTCGCCCTTTTTAATGCTCGATTATCTGGGGCCCCAGCAGTTCCCGCCGACCGACCGGCAGCTCGGGGTCGGCGAGCATCCCCATCGAGGCTTTGAGACGGTCACCATCATGTATCACGGCAAGGTGGCGCATCGTGATTCGACCGGCAGCGGCGGCGTTATCGGCCCCGGTGACGTGCAGTGGATGACGGCGGCCTCGGGTGTCGTGCACGAAGAGTTGCATGAGAAGGAATTCGCGAAGCAGGGCGGCCTGTTGGAGGGGATTCAGCTGTGGGTCAATCTGCCGAAGGCGTTCAAGATGACCGCGCCCCGTTATCAAACGCTGGTCGATGCGGAGATTCCTGCGGTCGAGCTCGATGGAGGAGCCGGCCGGGTACGAGTGATCGCCGGAGAATTTCGCGCGGTGAAAGGTCCGGCCAAGACCTTCAGCCCGGTCCACCTCTACGACCTGCGGTTGAAGGCGGGCCACAGGACTGAACTCGACTTGCCCGAGGGATATAATTCGTCCCTGTTCGTGCTGCACGGACAGGTCGTCGTGAACGGGTCGCAGCCGGTGCAGGAAGTAGAAATCGCGCTGTTCGGTCAGCGAGGCGCGCACGTCGTCGTGGAGGCGAAGCAGGATGCGACCATCCTTGTGATGAGCGGCGAACCGATTGCCGAGCCGATCGCCCGGTACGGGCCGTTCGTGATGAACACGCGCGACGAAATTATCCAGGCCGTGCACGACTACCAGGCGGGAAAGATGGGGCATTTGTCATGA
- a CDS encoding NmrA family NAD(P)-binding protein: MFVVLGATGHTGAVVAETLLARKQPVRVVVRSADKGAAWKAKGAEVAVASLDDVPAMTKALQGALGVYLLVPPNYGATAWLAEQRQRLDRAAEAVKASGISHVVFLSSVGGQIPEGTGPIRAVRYGEQKLSAVARNLTVLRPCYFMENWAPGIGMAKSQGLLPTFMAPQAKVPMISTKDIGRVAAERLMAGGRGHTVVELAGPEEYSPEQVAEALSRILGRAVVAQPAPLSAVVPTFTSFGFSGEAAGLFEEMYTAFSTGAIGYEHSASLVRGTIPLAEALRGMA, encoded by the coding sequence ATGTTCGTCGTATTGGGAGCAACAGGACATACCGGAGCCGTGGTCGCAGAGACGCTGCTCGCTCGCAAACAACCGGTGCGGGTGGTGGTGCGTTCGGCCGACAAGGGGGCAGCCTGGAAAGCAAAAGGGGCCGAGGTGGCCGTCGCCTCGCTGGATGATGTGCCCGCCATGACGAAGGCCTTGCAAGGGGCCTTAGGTGTCTACCTGCTGGTTCCGCCGAATTATGGGGCGACGGCCTGGCTTGCGGAGCAGCGGCAGCGGTTAGATCGCGCAGCGGAAGCCGTGAAAGCGAGCGGCATTTCGCATGTGGTGTTCCTGTCGTCCGTCGGCGGTCAGATCCCGGAGGGTACCGGCCCTATACGCGCCGTCCGATACGGCGAGCAAAAATTGAGTGCGGTGGCTCGTAATCTGACGGTCTTGCGACCCTGTTACTTCATGGAGAACTGGGCGCCGGGTATCGGGATGGCGAAGAGCCAGGGGCTGCTGCCCACATTCATGGCGCCGCAGGCGAAGGTGCCGATGATTTCGACCAAGGATATCGGCCGCGTCGCAGCGGAGCGATTGATGGCCGGCGGAAGGGGCCACACGGTAGTGGAGCTTGCGGGCCCGGAGGAGTACAGTCCGGAACAGGTGGCCGAGGCGCTGAGCCGGATTCTTGGGCGGGCGGTCGTTGCGCAACCGGCGCCGCTCAGCGCCGTGGTGCCGACATTCACTTCGTTCGGCTTTTCCGGAGAGGCAGCCGGCTTGTTCGAGGAAATGTACACCGCGTTTTCAACAGGTGCGATCGGGTATGAACACTCCGCCTCGCTGGTGCGAGGCACCATTCCCCTTGCGGAGGCGTTACGCGGAATGGCGTAA
- a CDS encoding DoxX family protein, with the protein MKALFNTDDSWAGLILRLTLGLVMLPHGAQKLLGWFGGFGFDGTMGFFTQKMGLPWIIAFLVIMGEFFGSLGLIAGLLTRFTAASFIVIMLGAILTVHLPVGFFMNWFGQQQGEGYEYHLLVIGLAAALLVTGAGRWSMDRVVAERVA; encoded by the coding sequence ATGAAAGCACTCTTCAATACAGACGACAGTTGGGCCGGCCTGATTTTGCGGCTGACCCTGGGATTGGTGATGCTGCCGCACGGGGCTCAAAAGTTGCTGGGTTGGTTCGGTGGATTCGGGTTCGACGGCACAATGGGTTTTTTCACCCAGAAAATGGGGCTACCCTGGATCATCGCGTTTCTGGTTATCATGGGGGAGTTTTTCGGCAGCCTGGGCTTGATCGCCGGCCTGTTGACGCGCTTCACCGCCGCCAGCTTCATTGTAATCATGCTGGGAGCCATTCTGACGGTGCATCTGCCGGTGGGGTTTTTCATGAATTGGTTCGGGCAACAGCAGGGAGAGGGCTATGAGTACCATCTCCTGGTGATCGGGCTGGCCGCTGCGTTGCTGGTGACGGGAGCCGGCCGATGGTCGATGGATCGGGTGGTGGCGGAACGAGTCGCCTGA
- the smpB gene encoding SsrA-binding protein SmpB, giving the protein MTKTQDKEDQYKVVATNRKAYHDYFIEEKFEAGVILRGTEVKSLREGRVNLQDSYASVDDGEVYLQHCHISPYSHGNLMNHDPLRKRKLLLHRKEINKLIGKTQLKGLTLVPLRIYFSRRGHAKVELALAKGKKQYDRRESIKAREAGREVERAIKQRK; this is encoded by the coding sequence ATGACGAAAACGCAGGACAAAGAAGACCAGTACAAAGTCGTCGCCACCAATCGCAAGGCGTATCACGACTACTTCATCGAAGAGAAGTTCGAAGCCGGGGTCATCCTGCGGGGGACCGAGGTGAAGTCGTTGCGGGAAGGTCGCGTGAACCTCCAGGATAGTTATGCCTCGGTGGACGACGGCGAGGTCTATCTGCAGCATTGCCACATCAGCCCCTACTCCCACGGCAATCTGATGAACCACGACCCGCTCCGCAAGCGAAAGCTGCTGTTGCATCGCAAAGAGATCAACAAGCTGATCGGAAAGACCCAGTTAAAGGGCCTCACCCTCGTCCCCCTGCGCATCTACTTTTCGAGGCGCGGCCACGCCAAAGTGGAGTTAGCCCTGGCGAAGGGCAAGAAACAATACGATCGTCGCGAATCCATCAAAGCCCGCGAAGCCGGCCGCGAGGTCGAACGCGCGATCAAACAAAGGAAATAG